Part of the Cytophagales bacterium genome is shown below.
GATCCGAAATCTGAAATTCGAAAACCGAAACTCGAAACTCGAAATCCGAAACTCGAAACTCGAAATCCAAAATCACACAAAGGTATTTCTTTCCAGGAAAAGGCTTATCAAATTCGCGAAAACAAGATGAAATACCAGGAGGGCATTGTTTGGGGATCAATGATTGGTGCTTTTGGTGGCTGTTATTCAATCCTTAGGGACTATTTTATTCCCGTCCCCCGAAATTACCTGATGGATGATTTTTACATATCAATGAATGTATTAAGTAACAACAAAAAAGCTATCAACGAACTCGAAGCGAATTGTTATGAAGATGTATCGGTTAAGCCCTCTGAAGAATTCAAGAGAAAGGTAAGAATTTCGGCAGGTAATTTCCAGAATCTGAGCGTCTATAAAGGCTTATTATGGCCACCTTTCACAGGAAAATCTTTCGCTTTTTTATCACATAAAGTGCTTAGATGGTATACTCCGTTTTTTATAATTGTTGCCCTTATTTCAAATTTACTCCTAATGAATTATTACATTTTTTATCAAATAACACTATGCGTGCTCTTAGCTGCTTTATGTATTGTTATTTTAGATATTGTATTAAAAATAATTAATATCAATTGGAAACTATTTAGGTTTATATTTCATTTCTTTTATATGAACTTAGCCTTGTTGGTAGG
Proteins encoded:
- a CDS encoding glycosyltransferase, whose protein sequence is MLIILLILFWLSVFLVSHTYLLYPLLLKLLSSNKKQNQIIYQLKDSDLPEVDILLAVFNEEKVIEEKIRSTFHTSYPVNKIKFYIGTDASTDETNEIIKKYQQQYSQLQLIRFSGRRGKAAIINELSSCSKSPVMILTDANVFFELHTIYHLVKHYKNQEIAQVGGNILHKTVSLDPKSEIRKPKLETRNPKLETRNPKSHKGISFQEKAYQIRENKMKYQEGIVWGSMIGAFGGCYSILRDYFIPVPRNYLMDDFYISMNVLSNNKKAINELEANCYEDVSVKPSEEFKRKVRISAGNFQNLSVYKGLLWPPFTGKSFAFLSHKVLRWYTPFFIIVALISNLLLMNYYIFYQITLCVLLAALCIVILDIVLKIININWKLFRFIFHFFYMNLALLVGFIKFSLGVKTNIWQPTERNQESIDN